From Paenibacillus sp. PvR098:
ACACCGCGCAAGATCAATCAGGATTTGGTCAATGCCCAGCAGGCACGGCGTATTCTGGATCGGCTTGTCGGCTACAAAATCAGCCCGCTTTTATGGAAAAAGGTAAAGAAAGGGCTGTCTGCCGGTCGGGTACAGTCTGTTGCCGTGAAGCTTATTTATGATCGTGAAAATGAGATTAAAGCGTTCGTTCCGGAGGAGTATTGGTCGATAACCGCCAAGCTTACTTCAGGAGAAGCCGAATTCGAGGCGAAGTTCTACAGCATCGGCGAGAAGAAGGACCTGAAGAACGAAGCAGAAGTGAACGAAGTCCTTGCCGAACTGAAGAAATCCGACTTTGTTGTAAGCGAAGTCAAAGAGAAAGAGCGCCAGCGCAATCCTTCTCCTCCGTTCATTACCAGCTCGCTGCAGCAGGAAGCGGCCCGAAAGCTGAATTTCCGTGCCGCCAAGACGATGTCCGTTGCACAACAATTATATGAAGGAATTGATTTGGGCAGCGAGGGCACCGTCGGTTTGATCACTTACATGCGTACGGATTCTACCCGGATATCGCCGGTGGCGCAGGAAGAAGCCAAGGAATACATCGTCCATAAATACGGGGAAGCCTATTACCCTGAAATTCCGCGCAATTATATAAAAAAGAATGTCAATGCTCAGGATGCGCATGAAGCGATCCGCCCAAGCTCCGTGCTGCGTGAGCCAGATCAGATGAAGGAGTATCTGAGCCGCGATCAATTCCGGTTGTATAAACTTGTTTGGGAGCGGTTTGTGGCAAGCCAGATGGCTTCCGCCGTGATGGATACAATGACGGTGGATCTGACGGCCGACTCTATCGTGTTCCGCGCGGTGGGCTCTAAAGTGAAATTTCCTGGCTTTATGAAGGTGTATGTGGAAGGGAATGACGATGCTGCCGCTGATACCGGTGACGAAGATCGGCTGCTCCCTCCACTCAAACAAGGCGATCAGGCTAAAAAGAAGCAGATCGATCCGAAGCAGCACTTCACACAGCCTCCACCTCGATATACAGAGGCCCGACTAGTTAAGGCGCTGGAGGAAATGGGGATCGGCAGGCCAAGTACGTACGCTCCGACGCTCGAAACAATCCAGAAGCGTGGCTATGTCGCCATCGAGGAGAAGAAATTCGTACCAACGGAGCTTGGTGAGCTGGTGATCCAGCAAATGATTGAATTTTTTCCGGAAATTTTGGACGTGGAGTTCACGGCCCATATGGAGGAAGGACTCGATCATATCGAGGAAGGCAAGGAAGATTGGGTACATGTGCTCAGCGAATTTTACGAGTCGTTTGAGAAGCGGTTAGAAGTGGCTGAGGAAGAGATGGAGAAGGTGGAAATCCAAGATGAGGTTTCCGATGAAATATGCGAGAAATGCGGACGAAATTTTGTGTACAAAATGGGACGCTTCGGTAAATTTCTGGCTTGCTCCGGCTTTCCTGATTGTCGCAATACTAAACCGATCGTTAAGGATACCGGTGTGACTTGCCCGACCTGTCACGAGGGGAAGATTATCGAGCGGAGAAGCAAAAAAGGACGTGTTTTCTACGGGTGCGACCGGTATCCTGATTGCGAATTCGTTTCATGGGATAAGCCTGTTGAGCAGCCCTGCCCTAAGTGCGGCGCTATGCTGGTAGAAAAGCGAAACAAATTAGGCACGTTCGTGCAATGTGTGGCCTGTGATTTTAAGGAAGAAAAAAAGGAAGAGCAAGATGGCGATTAATCGTGCTCTTATAACAGCTTGATGTAGAAGTCTCAAGGAGGAACAATGCAGTGACTGATGTACCGAAAGTGACCGTGATCGGCGCCGGGCTCGCAGGCAGCGAGGCCGCATGGCAAATTGCAAGCCTTGGCGTTCCGGTCGTGCTGTACGAAATGCGTCCAGTAAAAAGAACACCGGCTCATATTTCCGATCAATTCGCCGAGCTCGTCTGCAGCAATTCGCTGCGAGCGAACGGCTTAACCAACGCAGTGGGCGTATTAAAGGAAGAAATGCGTCTGCTGAATTCCTTGATCCTACGTGCTGCGGATAAGCATGCTGTACCTGCGGGTGGAGCTCTTGCGGTGGATCGGGATGGTTTTTCCGGAGAAGTAACTGCGCTGCTGCGTAATCATCCGCTGATCGAGGTGCGTAACGAAGAACTGGAGTCGCTGCCTGAAGGCATCGTGGTAGTAGCAACCGGTCCGCTTACGTCCCCTGCTTTGTCCAAGCATTTGCAGGATTTGACGGGAGAGGACTACCTGTATTTCTACGATGCGGCCGCACCGATTGTAGAGAAAGATTCCATCGACATGAGTAAGGTATATCTCGCTTCACGCTATGACAAGGGCGAGGCGGCCTACTTAAACTGTCCGATGACCGAAGAAGAGTTTAATCGCTTCTACGAAGCTCTGATTACTGCAGAGACCGCACCGATAAAGGAATTTGAGAAGGAAATTTATTTCGAAGGCTGTATGCCGATCGAAGTGATGGTAAAGCGGGGGCGGCAAACCGTTCTGTTCGGACCGATGAAACCCGTTGGCTTGGTTAACCCGCACACCGGCGAGCTGCCTTTCGCCGTTGTTCAGTTGAGACAGGATAATGCGGCGGGCACGCTCTACAACTTGGTAGGCTTCCAAACCCATTTGAAGTGGGGGGAGCAGAAGCGAGTGTTCTCACTCATTCCTGGCTTAGAAAATGCGGAATTCGTTCGTTACGGCGTTATGCATAGAAATACGTTTATTAATTCTCCTAGGCTGCTCCGTCCGACATACCAATTCAAAGATCGGGATGATTTGTTTTTTGCCGGACAGATGACGGGAGTAGAAGGGTATGTGGAGTCGGCTGCCTCTGGCATGATTGCAGGTATGAATGCGGCCCGATATGCGAAAGGATTGGAATGCCTTGTGCTTCCGCCAGATACGGCGCTAGGAAGCATGGCACAGTACATTACTACAGCTGATTTTAAGCACTTTCAGCCGATGAACGCTAATTTCGGATTATTTCCGCCGTTGGATGAGAAAATCAGGAACAAGCAGCTCAAAAACGAAAAAATCGCATCGAGAGCTATTGAGAAAATTCAGAATTTTTCACAAAACGTATACAATTCGACTTGTAATTAAAACATGTACTATGGTACGATAAATCCGTCTATAGTCTACCCACATCTAAACAATGGAACTTTACGCCAAACTAAGCTTAGACAGCTTAGTTTTCGTCATGATTGGAGGGAGAATTCGCGCTTATGGAGCAAACGTTTCACGCCACGACGATCTTTGCCATCAGGCATGAAGGTAAGGGGGCCATCGCTGGTGACGGTCAAGTAACGTTCGGAAACAGTATGGTGATGAAGAGTCAAGCCAAAAAGGTTCGAAGATTATATCGTGGAGGCGTCATCGCCGGTTTTGCCGGATCCGTAGCTGATGCCATCACTTTGTTCGAAAAGTTTGAAGCCAAGTTGGAAGAGCATCACGGGAACCTTCAGCGTTCGGCTGTCGAACTCGCTAAAGATTGGCGTTCGGATCGCGTGCTCCGCCGTCTGGAAGCCATGATGGTTGTGATGGACCGCAGCGGCTTGCTGCTCATTTCCGGCAACGGGGAAATTATTGAGCCAGACGATGGTATCTTGGCTATCGGTTCCGGTGGAAGCTTTGCACTTTCAGCGGGCAGAGCGCTCCATCGTTACGCGCCGCAGATGAGCGCTAAGGAAATTGCCCATGCGGCATTAACCATGGCCGCTGAGATCTGTGTGTTTACGAACCATAACATTATTGTTGAAGAGATGGAATGATTCCAAGGAGGTTATGAAACTTTGAAATCGAACGCTTTGACCCCCAAAGAAATCGTAGCCGAACTGGATAAGTATATTGTTGGGCAAAAGCAGGCCAAGAAATCGGTTGCCGTCGCCCTCCGCAACCGGTATCGCCGCAGTTTGCTGGACGAGTCGATCCGTGATGAGATCGTGCCCAAAAACATTTTGATGATCGGACCTACCGGAGTAGGCAAGACGGAAATTGCCCGCAGGCTCGCTAAGCTCGTAGGAGCCCCTTTTATCAAAATTGAGGCTACAAAATTTACCGAGGTTGGGTATGTCGGCCGGGATGTGGAATCGATGGTGCGGGATTTGGTGGAAACATCCATTCGGATGGTAAAGGCGGAGAAAACCGACAAGCTCAAGGATAGGGCTGAGCAAATGGTCGTTGATCGGCTTGTTTCCATTCTCGTTCCTAATCCTTCAAAGCAGCGCGGCCAACGGAATCCGCTGGAGATGTTATTCAATCAGCAGAACGCTTCACAACCGGAGCAGGAGCAAGAAACCGATCCTTCCGTGCTTTCCCGCAGACAGGAAGTCAAGGAGCAGCTGCTTCGCGGCGAGCTTGAGAATCAGGTGATCGAGATCGAGGTCGAGGACAATTCTCCTTCTATGCTTGATATGTTGGCAGGGCAAGGCAATGAACAGGCCGGCATGAATATGCAGGAGCTGTTCGGCAGTTTGATGCCCAAACGAACGAAGAAGCGGAAGCTGCCGATAAAGGAAGCTCGTAAGGTTCTTCTTCAGGAGGAAGCGCAGAAGCTGCTGGATATGGATGAAGTCATGCAGGAAGCGGTCAGACGCGCGGAGCAGAGCGGCATCATATTTATCGACGAGATTGATAAAATTTGCAGCTCCAGCCGAGGAAGCGGACCCGACGTCTCCCGTGAAGGCGTACAGAGAGATATCCTTCCTATCGTGGAGGGCTCCACGGTAATGACCAAATACGGACCCGTCAAAACGGATTATATTTTGTTCGTAGCGGCAGGAGCGTTTCACATTGCTAAGCCCTCGGATCTCATACCGGAGCTTCAAGGTCGGTTTCCGATTCGGGTCGAGCTCAGCAGTTTGACGCAGCAGGACTTTGTGCTGATCCTGAAGGAGCCTCAGCATGCGCTGACAAAGCAATATACCGCGCTGCTGGAGACTGAAGGTATTCAAGTTCAATTTTCTGATGAGGCTATACATGAAATCGCGCGAATTGCTGCGGAGGTTAATCAAAATACGGATAATATCGGGGCTCGACGATTGCATACGATTTTGGAGAAGCTGCTGGAGGATTTGTCTTATGAAGCCCCTGAAATTACTCTGGAGCGGATTGTCATCTCTCCGGAGTATGTGAGGGAAAAGCTATCTGATATCGTACAAAATAGAGACTTAAGCCAATACATTTTGTAATCGTTCAAGTTGGAGGCAAGATCATGACATTGTTGATGAAGACCAGAAGGCTGAATAAGCTGCTGCAGAAGGAGGCGGGGAACCCGGTCAGTTTTATGGATATGGCCGTGGTGCTTAGTGGCCTGCTGAATGCTGATATTTATGTTGTCAGCCGGAAAGGCAAGGTGCTTGGTAGCGCGTATTTATCCTCAGCGCAAGATATGCTAGTAAGCGGTTCTGTCCTACAAGAAAATCGTTTTCCACCGGAGTACAACCAGCTGTTGCTGAAAGTGGACGAAACCTCTTCCAATCTAGCTGCAGGAAGTCCATTTGATGTATTCGGCGACCATTCCGCGGACACGTCATTCTATATTACGATTGTTCCCATCATTGGCGGAGGAGAAAGACTGGGAACGCTTGTGTTAACCAAACGAAACGGTCAGTTTATCGATGACGATTTGATTTTGGCGGAATACGGGTCAACCGTTGTAGCAATGGAAATTTTAAGGGAAAAAGCGGAGCAAATTGAGATTGAGGCTCGTTCCAAAGCGGTTGTGCAAGTGGCGGTCGGCTCTTTGTCATTTAGTGAGATGGAGGCGGTCGAGCATATTTTCGAACAACTGGATGGGATGGAAGGTCTTCTAGTTGCCAGTAAAATTGCAGATCGAGTTGGAATCACTCGCTCAGTGATTGTGAATGCGCTCCGCAAGCTGGAAAGCGCGGGCGTCATCGAAACCCGCTCGCTTGGTATGAAGGGAACATACATCCGTGTGTTAAACGATCAGCTGCTGAGCGGTATTCAAAACGCAAAATCTTGAAGATTTTTTGTCTTTTTTGTAAAAATATATAGAATGAAGGCCCTGTATGAAAATATAGGGCTTTTTTCTCATTGTAATCATTTCCAAAATTCTTCAATATAAATATAGTCCTACCCAAGTCTAAATTATCCCAGCACTGCTATATTTTTTTTCGAAGAAAATGTCGAACAAAGGAGGATTTGTTCGCGCTTTGTTGAATATTTAATAGATCAGATCATTCCGGGAAAGTGGGAGTTCATCCATGAATATCTTGAGTAAGCCCGCATTTCAATTGCTGGAACAGTCTCTCAATGCAGCTACAGTTCGACAAAAGGTGATAGCAGATAATGTCGCCAACGTCGATACGCCTTATTTCAAACGTTCGGAAGTCCGATTTGAGGAGTTTCTGCAGCAGGAGTTAAATAAAGGCGAACTGCAAGGCTATCGAACGGATCCAAGGCATTTTCACATCGGACGTCCCGCCAATCCGCAGCCGCAGATTATTCGCGACAGCCAATCGATGATCAACAACAACTTGAACAACGTAGATATCGATTACGAGATGTCGCTTATGGCTAAAAACCAGCTTCGCTACAATACGATTGTGCAGCAAGTAAACAGTGAGATTAATAAGGTAAGAACGGCTATAGGCGGAAGGGGGTAACATATGAAGCTGACCAACGGGTTTGATATCAGCTCCTCTGCTCTAACAGCGCAGCGGCTACGGATGGATGTCATTTCGTCCAATATTGCCAATAGCGATTCGACACGAGCAAGGATGGTGAACGGCAAATGGGTTCCTTACCAACGAAAACTTGTCACCATAGAACCGAAACAGGGGACCTTTGCCGAATCGCTTCAGAACGCTATGGCCGGTAAGACCGGCGGAGCAGGAGAAGGGGTACGCGTAACGAAAGTTATCGAAGATACTTCTCCCTTTAAGCAGGTCTACAATCCAACGCATCCGGATGCCGACGAGAACGGATTTGTAATGCTTCCGAATGTCGACGTGCTTAAAGAAATGGTGGACATGATATCAGCCACCCGCTCATACGAAGCGAACGTAACTGCGCTTAACGCTACCAAAGCAATGGTTGGGAAAGCGCTGGAAATCGGAAGATAATTAAACTAAAGGGGCTATTTATATGATTGACAAAATAACTTTACAGCCGCAGAAAATCACAGATAACATTCAGCCGAAAAATATGAGCCCAGCCGAAGTGACTGATCAATTCGGAAAATTTTTGAACGATTCCATGGCTGACTTAAACGCACAACAGATAACGGTTGACAAACTAAACAACGGATTCGTTAAGGGAGAAATATCCGACGTTCACCAACTGATGATCGCTTCCCAAAAAGCTTCACTAGGATTGGAACTGACGGTACAAGTGAGGAACAAGGTTATCGAAGCTTATCAAGAAATCATGAGAATGCAAGTCTGATCTTGATGAATTTCGGTGACGGTCAATCAGATGGGGTGAAACAGTGAACGAGAACCTACTCCAATATTGGAATAAAGCAAAGCAATATTGGAATCAGTTTAGTAAAACACAGAAAATTACACTAATCTCGACATTGGTTATAGTCATACTTACGATAGGGATCATTAGTTATAACCTTTCCAAAACGGAATACGCCCTTGCCTATACGAATTTGCCGCCTAGCGATGCAGCGGCGATCAAGACTTATTTGGACGAGGCACGAATTCCGTACCAACTTAGTGAAGACGGGAAAAGCATCGGCGTTCCTCGAAGTGAAGTGGCCAGTGTCAAATTGGGGGTAGAATCTCAAGGACTAAATAAGAATGGCAACATCGGCTACGGCGCCTTCAGTGAAAGCAGTACGTTCGGGACAACAGACCGTGAGTTCGATGTCAAATATCTTAATGCTGTGCAGGGTGAACTTCAGCAGCTCATTAATACCAATACTGCAGTGAGTAGTTCAAAAGTACTAATTAGTTTACCGAAAGACAGTGTTTTTTTACCATCGGGCGCAGAGCCGGACAAAGCATCTGCATCGGTCGTATTGGAAATCAAGCCTGGCTATTCACTAGATCAGGCCAAGATAGATACGATGTATAATCTGGTATCTCATAGTGTCAAAGAATTGCCGATAGAGAACATTACCATCTCTGACCAAAATGGTGATTTGCTTGAATATTCCAAAGGGGATAACCAAATAGGCAATGCTTCAACTATCGCGATGCAGCAGTTTGAAATTAATAATAAGTTCAAAAACGATGTGCAGCGTAATGTCCAGCAAATGCTGGGAGCGATACTCGGCAGAGATAAGGTAATCGTCAGCGTCTTTTCCACGATGAACTTTGATCAGACAAGACGAAAGGAACAACTCGTCACTGCTCCGAATGAAGTCGATCAAGTCGGTTTGGATATTTCGATTCAGGAGATTCAGAAAAACTATACAAGCGACGGTGCTGAGCAGCAGGGCGGGGTACCCGGAACGGGAGCAACAGACGTACCAGGATATCCTGGTGCCGCAAATACAGGAAGAACAAATTCCGAAGAGCTTCAAAGAACGGTTAACCGAGAAGTTAACCGAATTACGAACGAAATTGTGCTCACGCCTCACGTTGTAAAAGATTTAACCATTAATGTGGGGATTGAACCACCTGACCCACTGGATATGAATTCTTTGACACCGCAGACGGTTGAAGCTGTTCGTCAAATTCTGGTTAACGTTGTTCGAGCCGCGCTAGCGGACAGTGGACAGGTAATGACGGAAGAAGAATTAGCCAGAAAAGTAACCGTGTTTCCACAAACGTTCGCTAGAACGAATGAGATTCAGGGGGCAAATGCGAATACGATGCTGCTTTACGGTGCTCTTGGGGGCTTGGCTCTTGCATTGATTGGGGGCGGCGCTTACTGGCTGCTGCGCAGACGGAGAGCCCGGGCGCAGGTCGAGGAGGAGATCGTGGATGAAACGCCAAGAGTGGAGTTTCCGACCATTGATATCGACAATGTAAAAAATGAAAATCAAGTGCGTAAACAGCTAGAGCAGTTAGCCAAGAGGAAGCCGGATGAGTTTGTGAATCTGCTGCGTACTTGGTTAGTAGACGAATAGAGGTGTACATGGCTTGGCTAAAGTACAGCAAGCGACTTTGACGGGACGACAAAAAGCCGCTATTTTATTAATCAGTTTGGGACCGGAAGTGTCCGCTCAAATTTTTAAGCATCTTCGCGACGAAGAGATCGAACAGCTCACCTTGGAAATAGCCAATGTCAGGAAAGTCGACAATGTCGAGAAGGATTCCATACTGGCCGAGTTTCACCAAATTTGTTTGGCGCAGGAATTTATTTCTCAGGGCGGCATCGCGTATGCCAAGGATATCTTGGAGAAGGCTCTTGGTTCCCAGAAAGCTCTCGATATCATCAATCGGTTGACGGCGACGCTTCAGGTCAGACCTTTTGACTTTGCGCGTAAAGCCGATCCGGCACAGATTCTGAATTTTATTCAAAATGAAAACTCTCAAACCATTGCGCTTGTGCTCTCTTATTTACAGCCGGAGCAGGCCTCCATTATTTTGTCTTCACTGCCTCAGGAAAAGCAGGCCGATGTGGCGAAACGGATTGCGCTGATGGACAGCACTTCGCCTGAGGTCATCAGTCAAGTCGAACGGGTGCTGGAGCAGAAGCTTTCCGCCACCGTTACACAAGATTATACGAACGCTGGTGGTATTTCGGCGGTGGTTCAAATTTTGAACGGTGTTGACCGGGGGACAGAGCGTACCATTCTGGATTCCCTTGAAATTCAAGATCCGGAATTGGCAGAGGAAATCAAAAAGCGGATGTTCGTCTTTGAGGATATTGTTAATATCGACAACCGTTCGATTCAGCGCATTATACGCGATATTGAGAATGCAGATTTACAATTGGCGCTTAAAGTTGCCAGTGAAGAGGTTCGTGAAGCGATCTTCAAGAACATGTCCAAGCGTATGGCCGAAACGTTCCGGGAAGAAATGGAATATATGGGACCTGTTCGTTTGCGTGATGTAGAAGAAGCCCAGACACGTATTGTAGCAACGATAAGACGTTTGGAAGAAGCCGGTGAAATCATCATCGCTCGCGGCGGAGGAGATGATATTATTGTCTAATGTCATCAAATTATTTCAATACGTAGCTATCGAAGACAGCAAGATTGTGGAGCCCCCCGCTTCCCCTGTTCTTAAACAAGAACAGCCGGAGGAAACGGAGGAACTTCCGCTAGAAAATCATCAAGAGTTAAGCGATCTGATGCAGATGAAAGATCAGATTCTGAAGGATGCCGAGTCCTTTGCTGAAGAGCAGGTACGGGCAACCATGGAAGAGGCTGCAGCGATCAGGCAGCAAGCGCAGGTCGAAATCGAGGCTTGGTGGCATGAACGCAGGCTTCAGGATCAGGAAGCTGTGAATGAAGCGAGAGATCGCGGTCACGCTCAAGGATACCAAGAAGGATTGGCTCAGGTTGAGATGGAGCTTCGGGAGCAATACGAATCGACGCTGCAAGAGGCATCTCAGATCTTAGAGCAAGCTTACTTATTGAAGCAGCAAATCATTCAGGAAGCTGAACCGTTTTTGATCGAACTTAGCACTTCTATAGCTGAGAAGGTAATCGGGCGACAGTTGACGCTTGAACCCGAATGGACGATCGATTCTATCCGCAAGGTGCTGTCCAGGCGGAGGGAAAAAGGAATTATTACGCTCTGCGTATCGCCTGCCCAGTTCACCTATATACAAGACGCGCGCGAAGAGCTTTTGCTCGCCATCGATTCGCAAGCGGAGCTGCAAATTATTCCGGATGGTTCGGTATTGGATCAAGGTTGTGTTGTCCGATCTTCATTCGGAAGCATCGACGCGAGAATCGATACGCAATTAAAAGAAATAAAAAATGCGCTTCAGCAGTTGGCTATGCGAAACGAGGGATAAGCTCATGCTGGCACCAAACGCTCAAAAATATATCGAGCACCTTAACCAAATGGATACCATCCGGGTGAATGGAAAGGTGACGCAGGTCATCGGGCTGACGGTAGAATCGGAAGGTCCCGATGCGAGCATAGGCGACGTTTGCTATATATATCCATTTAAATCGAACACACCGCTAAAGGCGGAGGTTGTCGGATTTAAAAATAATAAGGTCATTCTCATGCCGTTGGGTGAGCTTCATTCTATAGGTCCCGGTTGTGATGTAGTAGGAACCGGAAAGCCGCTCACGGTTCAGGTAGGACATGAACTGCTTGGTAAAGTGCTCGATGGCTTAGGTCAGCCGCTTGATGGAACATACTTGCCATCCAGAATGACCCATTATTCTACGAATAACGTTCCAAGTAACCCGTTAACACGTCCGCGCGTACTGGAGCCGATTAGTGTCGGAGTACGGTGCATAGACGGTTTGCTGACAATCGGCAAGGGACAGCGCGTAGGTATTTTTGCCGGATCAGGTGTTGGGAAGAGCACGCTAATGGGCATGATCGCCCGTAATACAGCGGCAGACGTCAACGTGATTGCACTTGTCGGCGAACGGGGCAGAGAAGTGCTTGATTTTATTGAACGAGACCTCGGTCCGGAAGGGCTTGCTCGTTCCGTAGTCATCGTCGCAACGTCAGATCAACCTGCGCTTATCCGAATTAAAGGTGCGTTGATTGCCACGAGCATTGCAGAATATTTCAGAGATCGCGGTTTAAATGTCATGTTGATGATGGACTCTGTAACCCGTTTCGCTATGGCCCAGCGTGAGGTGGGTTTAGCTGTAGGAGAGCCTCCCGCAACTAGGGGCTACACCCCATCTGTCTTTGCAACATTGCCGAAACTGTTGGAGCGATCGGGAACAGGACCTAAAGGCTCCATCACTGCATTTTATACCGTGCTTGTAGATGGTGATGACATGAATGAACCTATTGCCGATGCGGTCCGGGGGATTTTGGACGGGCACATCGTCCTGAACCGGAGCATTGCCAATCGTGGACATTATCCGGCTATTGATGTATTGTCCAGTGTCAGCAGGGTTATGAAAGAAATTGTTCCGACGGATCAACAGCTCGCGGCTGAACAATTAAAGTTATTATTATCTACGTACAAAGATTCGGAGGATCTGATTAATATCGGGGCGTATCAAAAAGGCTCTAATCCAGAAATTGATCTGGCGATCGACTCCATCCAATCGATATGGGATTATACCAAGCAGCGGGTAAATGAGAAGCTGTCTTACGCTGACGCACAAGAACGGTTAATTCGAGAATTTTACAGGGGATGAGAAGAAGCATGCGTTTTCGATACACTTTTCAAAAAATCGTTGACCTTAAAACGAATGAAAAGACCCAAGCGGAATGGGTGTTATCTCAGGCGATCGTAAAACTGCGGGAAGAAGAGTCGTCGCTGGATCGGCTGGAGAATGCGAAGCAGGAGATGCAGGAGGAACTGTATAAAGTATCGGGAACGCGTACGACGGTTTCAAACCTGATGCTGCTGCAAAGCTTCGTTGATCATATCGATGTGTGCATAAAAGACAAGCATCAAGACTTAAGTACAGCTAAGACGAACGTGCAAATCAAACAAGATGATCTGACCGGTAAAATGCTGGAAGAAAAAGTATGGACGAAAGCAAAGGAAAAAGCTTATCAAAAGTTTTCCTCCGGGGTGCTTAAAATAGAACAAGATCAGTTGGACGAAATGGCGACAAGCAGGTATCAACGACTTTCGTAATTATTTTTATGAGGAGGTGAGGTCATGGCAAACGCAAATACGGAAAAATCGTCTTCTTACGGAGCCATGGAACGGTTTTTGATTTGGTTCCTCATCCCTTTTGTTTTTACGGCTGTATTGCTAGGGGTATTGATGAGCATCCTCGGCTATGATGTGATGAACAATGCTCTGCGCGTGGCCAATAAAATTCCGATTGTAAACTCGATTGTTCCAGATATGAAAACAAGTGCAGAGGACGGCAGTCAAAACCAGCAGCAGATGCAAGAGCAGGGGGGCGCTGCGGTTCCTGCCGAGGGGGAAATTGCTGCCAACCAGGCCGCACAGCTTGAGCAAAGGGAGCAGGAGCTGCAGCGAGCTGAAGCAGCACTTCAGGAACGGGATCAAACGATCAAAGATCTACAATTGAAGAACAGCA
This genomic window contains:
- the topA gene encoding type I DNA topoisomerase — its product is MADSLVIVESPAKAKTISKYLGSKYIVKASMGHIRDLPKSQIGVEVNKNFEPKYITIRGKGSILKELKDARKKVKKVYLAADPDREGEAIAWHLAHYLELSDQDACRVVFNEITKQAVKDAFKTPRKINQDLVNAQQARRILDRLVGYKISPLLWKKVKKGLSAGRVQSVAVKLIYDRENEIKAFVPEEYWSITAKLTSGEAEFEAKFYSIGEKKDLKNEAEVNEVLAELKKSDFVVSEVKEKERQRNPSPPFITSSLQQEAARKLNFRAAKTMSVAQQLYEGIDLGSEGTVGLITYMRTDSTRISPVAQEEAKEYIVHKYGEAYYPEIPRNYIKKNVNAQDAHEAIRPSSVLREPDQMKEYLSRDQFRLYKLVWERFVASQMASAVMDTMTVDLTADSIVFRAVGSKVKFPGFMKVYVEGNDDAAADTGDEDRLLPPLKQGDQAKKKQIDPKQHFTQPPPRYTEARLVKALEEMGIGRPSTYAPTLETIQKRGYVAIEEKKFVPTELGELVIQQMIEFFPEILDVEFTAHMEEGLDHIEEGKEDWVHVLSEFYESFEKRLEVAEEEMEKVEIQDEVSDEICEKCGRNFVYKMGRFGKFLACSGFPDCRNTKPIVKDTGVTCPTCHEGKIIERRSKKGRVFYGCDRYPDCEFVSWDKPVEQPCPKCGAMLVEKRNKLGTFVQCVACDFKEEKKEEQDGD
- the trmFO gene encoding FADH(2)-oxidizing methylenetetrahydrofolate--tRNA-(uracil(54)-C(5))-methyltransferase TrmFO, which produces MTDVPKVTVIGAGLAGSEAAWQIASLGVPVVLYEMRPVKRTPAHISDQFAELVCSNSLRANGLTNAVGVLKEEMRLLNSLILRAADKHAVPAGGALAVDRDGFSGEVTALLRNHPLIEVRNEELESLPEGIVVVATGPLTSPALSKHLQDLTGEDYLYFYDAAAPIVEKDSIDMSKVYLASRYDKGEAAYLNCPMTEEEFNRFYEALITAETAPIKEFEKEIYFEGCMPIEVMVKRGRQTVLFGPMKPVGLVNPHTGELPFAVVQLRQDNAAGTLYNLVGFQTHLKWGEQKRVFSLIPGLENAEFVRYGVMHRNTFINSPRLLRPTYQFKDRDDLFFAGQMTGVEGYVESAASGMIAGMNAARYAKGLECLVLPPDTALGSMAQYITTADFKHFQPMNANFGLFPPLDEKIRNKQLKNEKIASRAIEKIQNFSQNVYNSTCN
- the hslV gene encoding ATP-dependent protease subunit HslV yields the protein MEQTFHATTIFAIRHEGKGAIAGDGQVTFGNSMVMKSQAKKVRRLYRGGVIAGFAGSVADAITLFEKFEAKLEEHHGNLQRSAVELAKDWRSDRVLRRLEAMMVVMDRSGLLLISGNGEIIEPDDGILAIGSGGSFALSAGRALHRYAPQMSAKEIAHAALTMAAEICVFTNHNIIVEEME
- the hslU gene encoding ATP-dependent protease ATPase subunit HslU, which translates into the protein MKSNALTPKEIVAELDKYIVGQKQAKKSVAVALRNRYRRSLLDESIRDEIVPKNILMIGPTGVGKTEIARRLAKLVGAPFIKIEATKFTEVGYVGRDVESMVRDLVETSIRMVKAEKTDKLKDRAEQMVVDRLVSILVPNPSKQRGQRNPLEMLFNQQNASQPEQEQETDPSVLSRRQEVKEQLLRGELENQVIEIEVEDNSPSMLDMLAGQGNEQAGMNMQELFGSLMPKRTKKRKLPIKEARKVLLQEEAQKLLDMDEVMQEAVRRAEQSGIIFIDEIDKICSSSRGSGPDVSREGVQRDILPIVEGSTVMTKYGPVKTDYILFVAAGAFHIAKPSDLIPELQGRFPIRVELSSLTQQDFVLILKEPQHALTKQYTALLETEGIQVQFSDEAIHEIARIAAEVNQNTDNIGARRLHTILEKLLEDLSYEAPEITLERIVISPEYVREKLSDIVQNRDLSQYIL
- the codY gene encoding GTP-sensing pleiotropic transcriptional regulator CodY, whose protein sequence is MTLLMKTRRLNKLLQKEAGNPVSFMDMAVVLSGLLNADIYVVSRKGKVLGSAYLSSAQDMLVSGSVLQENRFPPEYNQLLLKVDETSSNLAAGSPFDVFGDHSADTSFYITIVPIIGGGERLGTLVLTKRNGQFIDDDLILAEYGSTVVAMEILREKAEQIEIEARSKAVVQVAVGSLSFSEMEAVEHIFEQLDGMEGLLVASKIADRVGITRSVIVNALRKLESAGVIETRSLGMKGTYIRVLNDQLLSGIQNAKS
- the flgB gene encoding flagellar basal body rod protein FlgB; protein product: MNILSKPAFQLLEQSLNAATVRQKVIADNVANVDTPYFKRSEVRFEEFLQQELNKGELQGYRTDPRHFHIGRPANPQPQIIRDSQSMINNNLNNVDIDYEMSLMAKNQLRYNTIVQQVNSEINKVRTAIGGRG
- the flgC gene encoding flagellar basal body rod protein FlgC, encoding MKLTNGFDISSSALTAQRLRMDVISSNIANSDSTRARMVNGKWVPYQRKLVTIEPKQGTFAESLQNAMAGKTGGAGEGVRVTKVIEDTSPFKQVYNPTHPDADENGFVMLPNVDVLKEMVDMISATRSYEANVTALNATKAMVGKALEIGR